Proteins from a genomic interval of Betaproteobacteria bacterium:
- the infB gene encoding translation initiation factor IF-2 yields MAQMNVAQFAKELGLASAMLLEQLQAAGIGKALADDTVLTEHDKTQLLDYLRRVHGAKDTKNKITLTRRQTTEIKKSDSTGKARTIQVEVKKKRVLVKRDATPETVENVPAESETTPTTPTVGAKQTALREEEARKQAELIARQTAEVVQKQQRKRKPAKETETPSVQAEPVVAEVAKPAEEPKKATTEGTLHKPASKANEKAAKPKPVKKPDAWKDESAKRRGLKTRGDVSGGGQSWHTRSGRGGRHKTEAVVSEQTFTAPEPVVREVLVPETVTVAALAQKMSVKAAEVIKVLMKLGSMVTINQVIDQETAMIVVEEMGHIAKPAKLDDPESLLADEGEKHDVVAEPRAPVVTVMGHVDHGKTSLLDYIRRTRVASGEAGGITQHIGAYHVNTPRGMITFLDTPGHEAFTAMRARGAKVTDLVVLVVAADDGVMPQTLEAVNHAKAAKVPVLVAVNKIDKPEANPEKIRQELAAHEVVPEEWGGDAMFQDVSAKTGQGIDELLERILLQAEVMELKAPKNAPARGVVIESRLDKGRGPVATILVQSGTLKRGDVVLAGAVFGRVRAMLDEAGHPIQEGGPSIPVEIQGLSDVPIAGEEVIVLGDERKAREIALFRQGKFREVKLAKQQTAKLEGMFDQMTVGQAKALSLIIKADVQGSYEALSQSLEKLSTTEVKVNIVHAGVGAITESDVNLALASNAVIIGFNARADATARKLVAAHGIDLRYYNIIYEAVDEVKSALSGMLAPEKKESVIGLVEIRQVFKISKVGTVAGCYVLEGVVRRGSLIRVLSDNVVVHSGELDSLKRFKDDVREVKAGFECGLSVKNFDDLKVSDQLEVYEVVEIARSL; encoded by the coding sequence ATGGCGCAAATGAACGTTGCTCAGTTTGCCAAAGAATTGGGGTTAGCATCTGCGATGCTCCTCGAGCAATTGCAAGCTGCTGGAATTGGTAAGGCGCTTGCCGATGATACGGTTCTCACGGAGCACGACAAAACCCAACTGCTGGATTATCTGCGAAGGGTTCACGGCGCGAAAGACACGAAAAACAAAATAACCTTGACCCGGCGGCAGACCACGGAGATCAAGAAATCAGACAGTACCGGTAAGGCCCGCACGATCCAGGTTGAAGTAAAAAAGAAGCGTGTGCTGGTTAAACGCGATGCCACGCCTGAAACGGTCGAGAACGTTCCTGCGGAATCGGAAACCACACCCACAACGCCTACAGTCGGTGCAAAGCAAACGGCACTGAGGGAGGAAGAGGCGCGCAAGCAAGCGGAATTAATCGCTCGCCAGACCGCTGAGGTAGTGCAGAAGCAACAGCGCAAGCGCAAACCCGCAAAGGAAACCGAAACCCCTTCTGTTCAGGCCGAGCCTGTCGTCGCGGAGGTCGCCAAGCCGGCTGAGGAGCCGAAAAAAGCGACTACGGAAGGCACTCTCCATAAGCCTGCCAGCAAAGCAAACGAAAAAGCGGCCAAACCCAAGCCCGTCAAAAAACCGGATGCGTGGAAAGATGAGTCGGCAAAACGCAGAGGTCTGAAGACGCGCGGCGATGTTAGTGGAGGCGGGCAGAGCTGGCATACGCGTTCGGGTCGGGGAGGACGGCACAAGACAGAAGCCGTCGTTTCCGAGCAGACATTCACGGCGCCGGAACCAGTCGTTCGCGAAGTGCTGGTGCCGGAAACCGTCACCGTTGCCGCTCTCGCGCAGAAAATGTCAGTCAAGGCAGCTGAGGTCATCAAGGTACTGATGAAGCTGGGGAGTATGGTCACCATCAATCAGGTGATCGATCAGGAAACTGCGATGATCGTGGTGGAAGAAATGGGCCACATTGCCAAGCCCGCCAAACTCGACGACCCGGAATCGCTCCTGGCAGACGAAGGAGAAAAGCATGACGTCGTAGCCGAGCCCCGCGCTCCCGTTGTAACAGTGATGGGGCACGTCGATCATGGCAAGACTTCGCTGCTGGATTACATTCGACGTACTCGTGTCGCAAGCGGCGAAGCCGGCGGCATCACCCAGCACATCGGCGCATATCACGTGAACACCCCGCGTGGGATGATTACGTTCTTGGATACCCCTGGTCACGAAGCTTTTACTGCAATGCGTGCTCGCGGAGCCAAGGTTACGGACCTGGTGGTTCTGGTGGTTGCGGCCGACGATGGGGTGATGCCGCAGACACTGGAAGCGGTCAATCACGCCAAGGCGGCAAAAGTTCCGGTACTGGTAGCGGTCAACAAGATCGACAAGCCCGAGGCAAATCCCGAAAAAATTCGTCAGGAACTGGCCGCACACGAAGTGGTCCCCGAGGAGTGGGGTGGTGATGCCATGTTCCAGGACGTGTCCGCGAAGACTGGTCAGGGCATCGATGAGCTGCTCGAGCGGATCCTGCTGCAAGCGGAAGTAATGGAATTAAAGGCGCCGAAGAACGCGCCCGCACGTGGAGTGGTAATTGAGTCCAGGCTGGACAAGGGACGCGGCCCGGTGGCGACCATTCTGGTGCAATCGGGAACACTCAAGCGCGGTGATGTGGTACTTGCTGGCGCAGTATTTGGCCGTGTTCGCGCAATGCTGGATGAGGCAGGTCACCCGATTCAAGAAGGCGGACCCTCCATCCCCGTGGAAATTCAAGGACTGTCCGACGTACCGATCGCCGGCGAAGAAGTGATTGTTCTTGGTGATGAGCGCAAGGCACGGGAAATCGCCCTGTTCCGTCAAGGAAAATTCCGCGAGGTCAAGCTGGCCAAGCAACAGACCGCAAAGCTTGAGGGCATGTTTGACCAGATGACCGTCGGTCAGGCAAAGGCGCTTTCGTTGATCATCAAGGCCGATGTGCAAGGTTCATACGAAGCCTTGTCTCAATCGCTCGAAAAGCTGTCCACCACCGAGGTCAAGGTCAATATCGTTCATGCGGGCGTCGGCGCGATTACGGAATCGGATGTCAATCTTGCCTTGGCATCCAATGCCGTCATTATTGGATTCAACGCTCGTGCTGATGCGACTGCGAGAAAACTGGTCGCCGCGCACGGCATAGATCTTCGTTACTACAACATCATTTATGAAGCGGTGGACGAGGTGAAATCCGCGCTATCCGGAATGCTGGCTCCGGAGAAAAAGGAAAGCGTAATTGGCCTCGTGGAAATCCGCCAGGTCTTCAAGATCTCCAAAGTCGGAACGGTTGCAGGTTGCTATGTGCTGGAAGGGGTCGTCCGGCGCGGCTCGCTTATTCGTGTGCTGAGCGACAATGTCGTAGTTCATTCCGGTGAGCTCGATTCCCTGAAACGCTTCAAAGACGACGTGCGCGAAGTGAAAGCCGGATTCGAATGTGGCTTATCTGTAAAGAACTTCGACGATCTCAAAGTCAGCGATCAGTTGGAAGTCTACGAAGTCGTGGAGATCGCACGCAGTCTGTAA